A single window of Aquarana catesbeiana isolate 2022-GZ linkage group LG10, ASM4218655v1, whole genome shotgun sequence DNA harbors:
- the LOC141110959 gene encoding galactoside alpha-(1,2)-fucosyltransferase 2-like isoform X1 → MKMELPNKKKKILLLGCIFVSTVVFYILYRLQLHLQFLNFAANLPISLICPEKDNRPVESNHDQQDTSTDEIVKKCKNSGIWTVKPDGRLGNHMGEYATLYALAKANKRQAFILTDMHNYLAPIFKITLPVLHNNVAFRVPFQEYWIHDWMSEEYNHIESSFIKFTGYPCSWTFFHHLRDEIRREFTVHDYLKNEANHVLETIKGSRKNATYIGVHVRRGDYVSVMPNVWKGVIADKGYLDKAMNYFRNKYEEPVFVVTSNGMDWCKENIDNSRGDVHFSGDGNESTPGKDFALLVGCNHTIMTIGTFGFWASYLVGGETIYLTNFTLPESEFLKLFHYDAAFLPEWKGIPADLSPLKP, encoded by the coding sequence ATGAAGATGGAGTTACCcaacaagaaaaagaaaattctCCTCTTAGGATGTATCTTTGTGTCAACGGTAGTGTTCTATATCCTGTACAGACTGCAGCTTCATTTACAGTTTTTAAACTTTGCTGCTAATCTGCCTATATCTTTAATCTGTCCTGAGAAAGACAACAGGCCTGTGGAGTCAAACCATGATCAGCAAGATACAAGTACTGACGAAATTGTTAAAAAGTGCAAAAATTCTGGAATATGGACAGTTAAACCTGATGGTAGGTTAGGTAACCATATGGGGGAGTATGCTACCTTGTATGCCTTGGCCAAAGCAAACAAACGCCAAGCCTTCATCCTTACAGATATGCATAACTATTTAGCTCCTATATTTAAGATCACCCTGCCAGTGTTGCATAATAATGTTGCTTTTCGTGTTCCATTTCAAGAATACTGGATACATGACTGGATGTCTGAGGAATATAATCACATTGAAAGTAGTTTTATCAAATTTACAGGGTACCCTTGCTCTTGGACATTTTTTCACCACCTTCGGGATGAAATCCGAAGGGAATTTACAGTACATGACTATCTTAAAAATGAAGCCAACCATGTCCTGGAGACGATAAAAGGCTCCAGAAAAAATGCGACCTACATTGGAGTTCACGTCCGAAGAGGTGATTATGTGAGTGTCATGCCAAATGTTTGGAAGGGTGTGATTGCAGACAAAGGTTATCTGGATAAAGCCATGAATTATTTCCGTAACAAATATGAAGAACCTGTTTTTGTGGTGACCAGCAATGGTATGGATTGGTGTAAAGAAAACATTGACAATTCCAGAGGGGATGTCCACTTCTCTGGCGATGGTAACGAATCAACTCCTGGCAAGGATTTTGCACTTCTGGTTGGTTGTAACCATACAATCATGACAATTGGCACCTTTGGTTTCTGGGCAAGTTATTTAGTAGGAGGAGAAACAATATACCTCACAAACTTCACATTACCAGAGTCAGAATTCTTAAAACTCTTCCATTATGATGCAGCATTCCTCCCTGAATGGAAAGGGATACCTGCAGATTTATCGCCTCTTAAACCCTGA